Proteins encoded by one window of Actinocorallia herbida:
- a CDS encoding Rv2175c family DNA-binding protein: protein MTKTHVDIDPELDSLVGEWHTLTGAAKLFGLPAGRVKQWVKEGKLIAAYRSVGGGPQVPADFFEGAEIIKGLPGTLTLLGDAGFDDVEALRWLFTPDDTLPGSPVQALRENRGTEVRRRAQALAL, encoded by the coding sequence GTGACGAAGACGCACGTTGACATCGATCCGGAACTCGACTCCCTTGTGGGGGAATGGCACACCTTGACCGGTGCCGCGAAACTGTTCGGCCTCCCGGCCGGACGGGTGAAGCAGTGGGTCAAGGAGGGCAAGCTCATCGCCGCCTACCGGTCCGTCGGAGGCGGACCGCAGGTCCCCGCGGACTTCTTCGAGGGCGCGGAGATCATCAAGGGACTTCCCGGCACCCTGACCCTGCTCGGCGACGCGGGCTTCGACGACGTCGAGGCCCTGCGCTGGCTGTTCACCCCGGACGACACCCTGCCCGGCAGCCCCGTGCAGGCGCTCCGGGAGAACCGCGGCACCGAGGTGCGGCGCCGCGCCCAGGCCCTGGCGCTCTGA
- the thiE gene encoding thiamine phosphate synthase, producing MVPSDKAVALRARLATARLYLCVDSRPEQGDLPEFLDAVLSGGVDIVQLREKGIEAKQELAALEVFRAACDRHGALLAVNDRADVAFTAGADILHLGQDDLPVPAARRIIGQDMLIGRSTHGVDQVEAAETEAEVDYFAVGPVWPTATKPGRPAAGFAPVRAAAETARRPWFAIGGIDGGNLPELLELGATRIVVVRALTEAPDPHKAAVDLRAALGGRASA from the coding sequence GTGGTTCCGAGCGACAAGGCGGTGGCCCTGCGCGCACGGCTGGCCACCGCCCGGCTCTACCTGTGCGTCGACTCCCGGCCGGAGCAGGGCGACCTGCCGGAGTTCCTCGACGCGGTGCTCTCCGGCGGCGTGGACATCGTCCAGCTCCGCGAGAAGGGCATCGAGGCCAAGCAGGAGCTCGCCGCCCTGGAGGTCTTCCGCGCGGCCTGCGACCGGCACGGGGCGCTGCTGGCCGTGAACGACAGGGCGGATGTGGCGTTCACCGCGGGCGCCGACATCCTGCACCTCGGCCAGGACGACCTGCCGGTGCCCGCGGCCCGCCGGATCATCGGCCAGGACATGCTCATCGGGCGCTCCACCCACGGGGTGGACCAGGTCGAGGCGGCCGAGACCGAGGCGGAGGTCGACTACTTCGCGGTCGGGCCCGTCTGGCCGACGGCCACCAAGCCGGGCCGTCCGGCGGCGGGGTTCGCGCCGGTGCGGGCCGCGGCGGAGACGGCGCGGCGGCCGTGGTTCGCCATCGGCGGCATCGACGGGGGGAACCTGCCGGAGCTCCTGGAGCTGGGGGCGACCCGGATCGTCGTGGTCCGGGCCCTCACCGAGGCGCCCGACCCGCACAAGGCGGCGGTGGATCTCCGTGCCGCCCTGGGCGGCCGGGCCTCGGCCTGA
- a CDS encoding serine/threonine-protein kinase, whose amino-acid sequence MPSQHDAPLRPEDPRKIGPYALTGRLGEGGQGVVYLAEDREGRAVAVKVLKGGPIASPKARGRFIKEAGAASRVEAPQVARVLDAKVTAERPYLVSEYVRGRTLQEEVAESGPLKGPELHKIALRCAVGLAAIHRAQVVHRDLKPGNVVLGPRGAKIIDFGVARFLDGRTPQTTHPLGTPAYMSPEQVEDLHIGPESDVFAWGATVVYAATGRPPFGAGPTAAVMRRITDREPELGALRGNLRGLVVRCLDKEPAARPTAPEIVRFLRAEARPAAPAARPKSVPRYRSRMIIALVVVSTLGFVCGMLF is encoded by the coding sequence GTGCCGAGCCAGCATGACGCCCCGCTCCGTCCTGAGGACCCCCGCAAGATCGGCCCCTACGCGTTGACGGGGCGCCTGGGCGAGGGCGGCCAGGGCGTGGTCTACCTCGCCGAGGACCGGGAGGGGAGGGCCGTCGCCGTCAAGGTGCTCAAGGGCGGGCCCATCGCCTCGCCGAAGGCGCGCGGCAGGTTCATCAAGGAGGCGGGCGCGGCGAGCCGGGTGGAGGCCCCGCAGGTCGCCCGGGTGCTGGACGCCAAGGTCACCGCGGAGCGGCCCTACCTCGTCAGCGAGTACGTGCGCGGCAGGACGCTCCAGGAGGAGGTCGCCGAATCCGGGCCGCTCAAGGGGCCGGAACTGCACAAGATCGCGCTGCGCTGCGCCGTCGGGCTCGCCGCGATCCACCGGGCCCAGGTCGTGCACCGCGATCTCAAGCCCGGCAACGTGGTGCTCGGGCCGCGCGGCGCGAAGATCATCGACTTCGGGGTCGCCCGGTTCCTCGACGGCCGCACCCCGCAGACCACCCATCCCTTGGGCACGCCCGCGTACATGTCCCCGGAGCAGGTCGAGGACCTCCACATCGGCCCGGAGTCCGACGTCTTCGCCTGGGGCGCCACGGTCGTCTACGCGGCCACCGGACGCCCCCCGTTCGGCGCCGGCCCCACCGCCGCCGTCATGCGCCGCATCACCGACCGCGAACCCGAACTGGGGGCCCTGCGCGGCAACCTCCGCGGCCTCGTCGTGCGCTGCCTCGACAAGGAACCCGCGGCCCGCCCCACCGCGCCCGAGATCGTGCGCTTCCTCCGCGCCGAGGCCCGTCCCGCGGCCCCCGCGGCCCGTCCCAAGAGCGTCCCGCGCTACCGCAGCCGCATGATCATCGCGCTCGTCGTCGTCTCCACCCTCGGGTTCGTCTGCGGCATGCTGTTCTAG
- a CDS encoding HEAT repeat domain-containing protein — MAGTDPWEKFVGEFAEAPTGWLLEVARTGDPLAARRALAALMDVYPWREDEQTWAESVLRGMITARDRLHPGLLLAVLEVYEDIATPACAPDVLALFRHPEPLIVQLAFDVLEAVGANALAAATLDAALPLIEHTHADVRLAAAALIGGLQDWEGTPVTVPVPRLTGAVTGLLAAPDPAVRRHAARTLVRWDLDGLRADAALAPLLGSPDPELRAAAAERLIRSGDPGAFALLRDELASPGVHWAFVTAAALVADGLPRRLRGDLRRPLKALKDAGWPSLDPADRETRAARLRTALRAVGRW, encoded by the coding sequence GTGGCGGGGACCGACCCGTGGGAGAAGTTCGTCGGGGAGTTCGCGGAGGCGCCCACCGGGTGGCTGCTGGAGGTCGCGCGGACCGGGGATCCGCTGGCGGCCCGGCGGGCGCTCGCGGCGCTGATGGACGTGTACCCGTGGCGGGAGGACGAGCAGACCTGGGCGGAGTCGGTGCTGCGCGGCATGATCACCGCACGGGACCGGCTGCATCCCGGGCTGCTGCTGGCCGTCCTCGAGGTCTACGAGGACATCGCGACCCCGGCCTGCGCGCCCGACGTCCTGGCGCTCTTCCGTCATCCGGAGCCCCTGATCGTCCAGCTCGCGTTCGACGTCCTGGAGGCGGTCGGCGCGAACGCGCTGGCCGCGGCGACCCTCGACGCGGCGCTCCCGCTCATCGAGCACACCCACGCCGACGTCCGGCTCGCGGCCGCCGCCCTGATCGGGGGCCTCCAGGACTGGGAGGGCACTCCCGTCACCGTGCCGGTGCCGCGGCTCACCGGGGCCGTCACCGGCCTCCTCGCGGCCCCGGACCCCGCGGTCCGGCGGCACGCGGCCCGCACGCTGGTGCGCTGGGACCTCGACGGCCTGCGCGCCGACGCCGCCCTGGCGCCCCTGCTCGGCTCCCCCGACCCTGAGCTGCGCGCCGCCGCCGCGGAACGGCTGATCCGCTCCGGCGACCCCGGCGCCTTCGCGCTGCTGCGGGACGAGCTCGCCTCCCCCGGCGTCCACTGGGCGTTCGTGACCGCCGCCGCGCTCGTCGCCGACGGCCTCCCGAGACGCCTGCGCGGGGATCTCCGCAGGCCGCTCAAGGCGCTCAAGGACGCCGGATGGCCCTCGCTCGACCCCGCCGACCGCGAGACCCGGGCGGCCCGGCTGCGCACCGCCCTGCGCGCCGTGGGCCGCTGGTGA
- a CDS encoding thiolase C-terminal domain-containing protein, with product MAGRVFVVGVGMTKFEKPGSKDWEYPDMAKEAVEKALQDAGVSYEQVEQAYAGSAYGSMGQRALYEVGMTGIPVMTVSNACATGSSALFLARNAVRGGLADCVLAFGMEKMEKGSLGAGMAASKVTIVDHHLRAMVEGRGGWEAAAPMPQMFGNAGREHMEKYGSTPEHFAWIGWKNHKHSVHNPYAQFQDEYTLDQVKDAPMIFNPLTKLQCSPTSDGAAAAIVASERFVEEHGLWDQAIEIAGQHIATDTVDSFAEKSSIQAVGFGCSKRAADKAMAEAGITIEDVDVIELHDCFSANELISYEALGMAPVGEGHKLVEAQATTYGGKWVVNPSGGLISKGHPLGATGLAQCAELTWQLRGQAGARQVDGARVALQHNIGLGSACAVAVYRPAR from the coding sequence ATGGCAGGTCGGGTGTTCGTCGTCGGTGTCGGGATGACCAAGTTCGAGAAGCCGGGGTCCAAGGACTGGGAGTACCCCGACATGGCCAAGGAGGCAGTCGAGAAGGCGCTGCAAGACGCCGGGGTGTCTTACGAGCAGGTCGAGCAGGCGTACGCGGGCTCCGCCTACGGCTCCATGGGACAGCGCGCCCTCTACGAGGTCGGCATGACCGGGATTCCGGTGATGACCGTCTCCAACGCCTGCGCGACGGGCTCGTCCGCGCTCTTCCTGGCCCGCAACGCCGTCCGCGGCGGGCTCGCCGACTGCGTCCTGGCGTTCGGCATGGAGAAGATGGAGAAGGGCTCCCTCGGCGCGGGCATGGCCGCGTCCAAGGTCACCATCGTCGACCACCACCTCAGGGCGATGGTCGAGGGCCGCGGCGGCTGGGAGGCCGCCGCGCCGATGCCGCAGATGTTCGGCAACGCGGGCCGCGAGCACATGGAGAAGTACGGCTCCACCCCCGAGCACTTCGCGTGGATCGGCTGGAAGAACCACAAGCACTCGGTGCACAACCCCTACGCCCAGTTCCAGGACGAGTACACCCTGGACCAGGTGAAGGACGCGCCGATGATCTTCAACCCGCTCACCAAGCTGCAGTGCTCCCCCACCTCCGACGGGGCCGCCGCCGCGATCGTCGCCAGTGAGCGGTTCGTCGAGGAGCACGGCCTGTGGGACCAGGCGATCGAGATCGCCGGGCAGCACATCGCCACCGACACCGTCGACAGCTTCGCCGAGAAGTCCTCGATCCAGGCCGTCGGCTTCGGCTGCTCCAAGCGCGCGGCCGACAAGGCCATGGCCGAGGCCGGGATCACCATCGAGGACGTCGACGTGATCGAGCTGCACGACTGCTTCAGCGCCAACGAGCTGATCAGCTACGAGGCGCTCGGCATGGCCCCCGTCGGCGAAGGCCACAAGCTCGTCGAGGCCCAGGCCACCACCTACGGCGGCAAGTGGGTCGTCAACCCGTCCGGCGGCCTCATCTCCAAGGGCCACCCCCTCGGCGCCACCGGCCTCGCGCAGTGCGCCGAGCTCACCTGGCAGCTCCGCGGCCAGGCCGGCGCCCGCCAGGTCGACGGCGCCCGCGTCGCCCTCCAGCACAACATCGGCCTCGGCAGCGCCTGCGCCGTGGCCGTCTACCGCCCCGCGCGCTAG
- a CDS encoding polyprenyl synthetase family protein yields the protein MTSSRVRKEVDEALYAFVDRQRPVLLAITEDLEPMLSALDTLLSGGKRLRPAFAYWGWRGAGGVDGPEVFSAAASLELLQASALIHDDVMDGSDTRRGQPSVHRRFEAMHAREGWPGSAESFGTGAAILLGDVTLAWSTEMYEASGLSEAALAPGRPIYDIMRTEVMCGQYLDMLEQARGTGDVESALRVVRYKAAKYTIERPLHLGAAMAGADAAYLESLSAYGLPLGTAFQLRDDVLGVFGDPTETGKPAGDDLREGKRTVLIALAMQSGTPAQRETLNHRLGDPDLDLAGVEELRGILTETGALDGCEKMIDRFAADAHRALAEIELTPEARTALTDLAVAATARRV from the coding sequence ATGACCTCCAGCCGCGTCCGCAAAGAGGTCGACGAGGCCCTGTACGCCTTCGTCGACAGGCAGCGCCCCGTCCTCTTGGCGATCACCGAGGACCTCGAGCCGATGCTCTCGGCACTGGACACCCTGCTGTCGGGCGGCAAGCGGCTGCGGCCGGCGTTCGCCTACTGGGGCTGGCGCGGCGCGGGCGGCGTCGACGGGCCCGAGGTCTTCTCCGCGGCGGCCTCCCTGGAGCTCCTCCAGGCCAGCGCGCTGATCCACGACGACGTCATGGACGGCAGCGACACGCGCCGCGGCCAGCCGTCGGTGCACCGCAGGTTCGAGGCGATGCACGCCCGCGAGGGCTGGCCGGGCTCGGCCGAGTCCTTCGGGACGGGCGCGGCGATCCTCCTCGGCGACGTCACCCTCGCCTGGTCCACCGAGATGTACGAGGCGTCCGGCCTGTCCGAGGCGGCGCTCGCGCCCGGTCGGCCGATCTACGACATCATGCGCACCGAGGTCATGTGCGGGCAGTACCTGGACATGCTGGAGCAGGCCCGCGGCACCGGCGACGTGGAGAGCGCGCTCAGGGTCGTGCGCTACAAGGCCGCGAAGTACACCATCGAGCGGCCCTTGCACCTCGGCGCGGCGATGGCGGGCGCGGACGCGGCCTACCTGGAGAGCCTGTCGGCTTACGGCCTCCCGCTGGGCACCGCCTTCCAGCTCCGTGACGACGTCCTCGGCGTCTTCGGCGACCCGACCGAGACGGGCAAGCCCGCCGGGGACGACCTGCGCGAAGGCAAGCGGACGGTCCTGATCGCCCTCGCGATGCAGAGCGGCACCCCCGCCCAGCGCGAGACCCTCAACCACCGCCTCGGCGACCCGGACCTCGACCTCGCCGGCGTCGAGGAGCTGCGCGGCATCCTCACCGAGACCGGCGCGCTCGACGGCTGCGAGAAGATGATCGACAGGTTCGCGGCCGACGCGCACCGCGCCCTCGCCGAGATCGAGCTCACCCCCGAGGCGCGCACCGCCCTCACCGACCTCGCCGTCGCGGCCACCGCGCGCCGCGTCTGA
- the metF gene encoding methylenetetrahydrofolate reductase [NAD(P)H] → MTSARPTIRELLASGEKTFSFEFFPPKTEQGLLNLWRAIREVEALHPSFVSVTYGAGGGTRDTTVDIVERIATDTTLTPVAHFTAVNHSMAELRNLVGRFASVGVNNILALRGDPPGDPNGEWIKHPEGVEYAGELVKMIRACGDFSVGVAAFPYKHPRSPDIATDTRRFVEKCRAGADYAITQMFFRAEDYFRLRDRVAAEGCDIPILPGIMPVTQLSTITRSAQLSGAPFPADLAERFHALGDDPEAVRNLGVEHCALLSQELLEGGAPGIHFITMNRSTATREVFGLLGAAAARPRAAV, encoded by the coding sequence ATGACGTCTGCGCGCCCCACCATCCGCGAGCTTCTGGCCTCCGGCGAGAAGACCTTCTCCTTCGAGTTCTTCCCCCCGAAGACCGAGCAGGGTCTCCTCAACCTGTGGCGGGCCATCCGCGAGGTCGAGGCGCTGCACCCGTCATTCGTGTCCGTCACCTACGGGGCCGGCGGCGGGACCCGCGACACCACGGTCGACATCGTCGAGCGGATCGCCACCGACACCACCCTGACGCCCGTGGCGCACTTCACCGCGGTGAACCACTCCATGGCCGAGTTGCGCAACCTCGTCGGCAGGTTCGCCTCCGTCGGCGTCAACAACATCCTCGCCCTGCGCGGCGACCCGCCCGGCGACCCCAACGGCGAGTGGATCAAGCACCCGGAGGGCGTCGAGTACGCGGGCGAACTCGTCAAGATGATCCGCGCCTGCGGCGACTTCAGCGTCGGCGTCGCGGCCTTCCCCTACAAGCACCCCAGGTCGCCCGACATCGCGACCGACACCCGCAGGTTCGTCGAGAAGTGCCGCGCGGGCGCCGACTACGCGATCACCCAGATGTTCTTCCGCGCCGAGGACTACTTCCGGCTGCGCGACCGCGTCGCCGCCGAGGGCTGCGACATCCCGATCCTGCCCGGGATCATGCCGGTCACCCAGCTCAGCACGATCACCCGCTCGGCGCAGCTGTCCGGCGCGCCCTTCCCCGCCGACCTCGCCGAGCGCTTCCACGCCCTCGGCGACGACCCCGAGGCCGTCCGGAACCTCGGCGTCGAGCACTGCGCCCTGCTGTCCCAGGAACTCCTGGAGGGCGGCGCCCCCGGCATCCACTTCATCACCATGAACCGCTCGACGGCCACCCGCGAGGTCTTCGGCCTCCTCGGCGCGGCCGCCGCCCGGCCCCGCGCCGCCGTCTGA
- a CDS encoding GNAT family N-acetyltransferase, which translates to MREPTLREIDAKTFRRLLGGLLEVYIAAMDPPPAQLPGRQSIMLRHATYPGFRALVVEQRRVFGATPVAFAYGFHGAAGQWWHDVVDRELRERSGREHATSWLSDAWEVAELHVRPDHQGQGLGRSLLTTLCAGRRERTAVLSTLDRRPQTPAQHLYRSVGFHDLLSAFEFPGGGPPYAVMGARLPLARVEAPAAHVPR; encoded by the coding sequence GTGAGAGAGCCGACGCTGCGTGAGATCGACGCGAAGACGTTCCGACGGCTGCTCGGCGGGCTGCTCGAGGTCTACATCGCGGCGATGGATCCGCCGCCCGCCCAGCTTCCCGGCCGGCAGTCGATCATGCTGCGGCATGCGACGTATCCGGGGTTCCGGGCGCTGGTGGTGGAGCAGCGCAGGGTGTTCGGGGCGACTCCCGTCGCGTTCGCCTACGGGTTCCACGGCGCGGCGGGCCAGTGGTGGCACGACGTGGTGGACCGGGAGCTGCGCGAGCGCAGCGGCCGGGAGCACGCGACGAGCTGGCTCAGTGACGCGTGGGAGGTCGCCGAGCTGCATGTGCGCCCCGACCACCAGGGCCAGGGCCTCGGCCGGTCCCTGCTGACGACGCTGTGCGCGGGCCGCAGGGAGCGCACCGCGGTCCTGTCGACGCTGGACCGCAGGCCGCAGACCCCGGCCCAGCACCTGTACCGCTCGGTCGGCTTCCACGACCTGCTCAGCGCGTTCGAGTTCCCCGGGGGCGGACCGCCGTACGCCGTCATGGGCGCGCGGCTCCCGCTGGCCCGGGTCGAGGCCCCGGCCGCGCACGTCCCCCGTTGA
- a CDS encoding ArsC/Spx/MgsR family protein — protein sequence MEIWHNPRCSKSRAALAALSGSGAEFTERRYLEDAPTVADLEDVLTRLGMEPWEITRMGEPVAKELELKSAEHDRGRWIEVLAAHPSLIQRPIILTDDGRAFVARDEASVEAALGR from the coding sequence ATGGAGATCTGGCACAACCCGCGGTGTTCCAAGAGCCGGGCTGCGCTTGCGGCGTTGAGCGGGAGCGGGGCGGAGTTCACGGAGCGGCGGTATCTGGAGGACGCGCCCACGGTCGCCGACCTGGAGGACGTGCTCACGCGGCTGGGGATGGAGCCGTGGGAGATCACGCGGATGGGGGAGCCCGTCGCGAAGGAGCTGGAGTTGAAGTCGGCGGAGCATGACCGGGGGCGGTGGATCGAGGTCCTCGCGGCGCATCCGTCGCTGATCCAGCGGCCGATCATCCTCACCGATGACGGCCGGGCGTTCGTCGCCCGCGACGAGGCGTCGGTCGAGGCGGCCCTGGGCCGCTGA
- a CDS encoding YbaK/EbsC family protein: MHPNTAHVAAVLATSGASGEVVELDEAAPTAQAAADLLGCPLGAIANSLVFDADGAPLLVLTSGAHRVDVKRVAEFIGAAKVKRATPEFVREATGQPIGGVSPVGHPSPIRTLVDTWLDRHETVWAAAGHPHTVFPTTYAELLTLTSGTPAEVA, encoded by the coding sequence ATGCACCCGAACACCGCCCATGTCGCCGCGGTCCTCGCCACGTCCGGAGCGAGCGGCGAGGTCGTCGAGCTGGACGAGGCCGCGCCCACCGCACAGGCCGCCGCCGACCTGCTCGGATGCCCCCTGGGCGCGATCGCCAACAGCCTGGTCTTCGACGCCGACGGCGCGCCGCTCCTCGTCCTCACCAGCGGCGCGCACCGGGTGGACGTCAAGCGCGTCGCGGAGTTCATCGGCGCGGCGAAGGTCAAGCGGGCGACCCCCGAGTTCGTGCGCGAGGCCACCGGCCAGCCGATCGGCGGCGTCTCCCCCGTCGGCCACCCCTCCCCGATCCGCACCCTCGTCGACACCTGGCTCGACCGCCACGAGACGGTCTGGGCCGCGGCCGGCCATCCCCACACCGTCTTCCCCACCACCTACGCCGAACTCCTCACCCTCACCTCCGGCACCCCTGCCGAAGTGGCCTGA
- a CDS encoding SAV_6107 family HEPN domain-containing protein, with protein sequence MSVHPMPPGPPIRKVAPTHAQHLLRDARRLLAEAAESSHPNVRYATAHLAALRAAAAVLAVRGPVAPTRGRPRTAWVLLEQAEPLFAEWAAFFAAGAPTRAAAEAGLPGATTPAEAEELLRTTETFLTLVEDTLRIPTQQSLPLTG encoded by the coding sequence ATGTCCGTGCATCCGATGCCTCCGGGTCCGCCGATCCGGAAGGTTGCCCCGACCCACGCCCAGCACCTCTTGCGGGACGCCCGCAGGCTTCTCGCGGAAGCCGCAGAGTCCTCGCACCCCAACGTCCGCTACGCCACGGCTCACCTCGCCGCGCTGCGCGCCGCCGCCGCGGTCCTGGCCGTCCGCGGCCCCGTCGCCCCGACCCGCGGCCGCCCACGCACCGCCTGGGTCCTGCTGGAGCAGGCCGAGCCCCTCTTCGCCGAGTGGGCCGCCTTCTTCGCCGCGGGTGCCCCCACCCGCGCCGCCGCGGAGGCGGGCCTGCCAGGTGCCACCACCCCCGCCGAAGCCGAGGAACTCCTCCGCACCACCGAGACCTTCCTCACCCTCGTCGAAGACACCCTGCGCATCCCCACCCAGCAGTCCCTCCCTCTGACCGGCTGA